The nucleotide window ATGAACGACTTCTGGCAACACTGCGCGACGCGTCTCGAGCAAGAGCTCACGCCCCAGCAATTCCGTACGTGGATCAAACCGCTGGCGCCGCTCGACTTCGACGAGGCTTCGCGCACGCTCAAAATTGGTGCACCCAACCGCTTCAAGCTGGATTGGGTGAAGAGCCAATTTTCGGGCCGCATCCAGAGTATGGCGTCCGACTTCTGGAACGAGCCGGTCGAAGTGACCTTCGTGCTCGACCCGAAGGCCGGCATGCGTGTGCCGTCGTCCACCCCTGCCCCCACGCCTGCTCCGGCGCCGGCCGCCACGCAGGCGCCGGCCGCTCGTACGACGCCGGTTGGTGCGCAGACTGGCGCGAACGGTGTCAATGGTTCAAACGGCGCGCATGGCGGACAGCACGGGTCGCATGGATCGAATGGTTCAGACGGCGCGGCGCTCGATGGCGAGCGCCCCGATCTGGAAGCCAGCGAAGCCGAGGCCGTGCGCCGCAATTGGCGCGTCACGCCGCAAGAGCCGGCGCAGACCCATGAGGTCGAATCGATTTACGAGCGCTCGAAGCTCAACCCGGTGCTGACCTTCGACAACTTCGTGACGGGTAAGTCGAATCAGCTCGCCCGCGCGGCGGCGATTCAGGTCGCGAACAATCCGGGTACGTCGTACAACCCGTTGTTCCTGTACGGCGGCGTCGGTCTGGGTAAGACTCACTTGATTCACGCCATCGGCAACCAGTTGCTGGCCGAGAAGCAGAATCCGCGAATTCGTTACATTCACGCCGAGCAATACGTTTCCGACGTGGTGAAAGCCTACCAACGGAAGGCTTTCGACGAGTTCAAGCGTTATTACCATTCGCTTGATCTGTTGCTGATCGACGATATTCAGTTCTTCTCGGGCAAGAGCCGTACGCAGGAAGAATTCTTCTACGCGTTCGAGGCGCTGATTGCGAACCGTGCGCAGGTGATCATCACGAGCGACACGTATCCGAAGGAAATCACCGGCATCGACGACCGCCTGATTTCGCGTTTCGATTCGGGGCTGACCGTCGCTATCGAGCCGCCTGAGCTTGAAATGCGCGTCGCCATCCTGATCAAGAAGGCGCAGGCCGAAGGCGTGGGGCTCTCGGAGGACGTGGCGTTCTTCGTGGGTAAGCACCTGCGTTCGAACGTGCGCGAGCTCGAAGGCGCGTTGCGCAAGATTCTCGCGTATTCGAAGTTCCATGGCCGCGAGATCACGATCGAGCTGACCAAAGAAGCGCTGAAAGATCTGCTGACGGTTCAGAATCGTCAGATTTCTGTCGAAAACATCCAAAAGACCGTCGCCGATTTTTACAATATCAAGGTCGCCGACATGTATTCGAAAAAGCGGCCTGCCAATATTGCACGGCCGCGACAGATCGCGATGTATCTGGCGAAGGAACTCACGCAAAAGAGCCTGCCGGAGATTGGCGAACTGTTTGGCGGACGCGACCATACGACGGTGTTGCACGCCGTGCGCAAGATTGCCGAAGAGCGTAGCAAGGATGCGCAACTCAACCACGAGTTGCACGTGCTGGAGCAGACGCTCAAGGGTTAAAAGGAAAGGCCTGACGAAGGGCCGGCGAGAGATTGGCAAAAGGCAGGCGGCAGCATCAATGCCGGGGGGGTATGGCAGGGCACGAGCGGGGTTGCTCGTCTCCCTGTGGATAAGCTGGGAGCGGTTTGGGGGCAATTCGTGTTTTCGGGCACAATAGCGGATCGGCGCACATTGCGTCCCCCGATCATCCACAGCGTTTTCCGCCCTGTTATCCCTTTTGCAAGCGATTGATTGGTAAGGGAATCTTCGGGTTATCAGCAGGAACTGGCGCCCGTTAACAGTTACTACGAAGGATAAATATGCAATTGGTCAAAACTCAACGAGACAATCTGCTGCGGCCGCTGCAAATTGTGAGTGGCATCGTCGAGCGTCGCCATACGTTGCCGATTCTGGCCAATTTGCTCATTCGCAAGCACGGACAGGACATCTCGTTCCTCTCCACCGATCTGGAACTCCAGATCACCACGACCGCCGATTGCGGCGCGGGCGCCGATGATGTGGCGACCACCGTGGCGGCGCGCAAGCTGCTCGACATCCTGCGCAACATGCCGGACGCTGAAGTGGCGCTCTCGCTGTCGGACAAGCGTCTGACGGTGCAGGCCGGCAAGAGCCGTTTCCAGTTGCAGACGCTGGCAGCGGAAGATTTCCCGACCGTGGCCGAGGCGAAAGATTACGCCGCGAGCTTTGCGTTGCCGCAGCGCACGTTCCGCCAGTTGCTGGCGATGGTGCACTTCGCGATGGCGCAGCAGGACATCCGTTACTACCTGAACGGCATGCTGCTGGTGGTCGATGGTGAAGAGATCAAGGCAGTTGCGACGGACGGTCACCGTCTGGCGTACAGCAGCACGAAGATTGCCGGCGAGAAGTTTGCCAAGCAGGAAGTGATCATCCCGCGCAAGACGATTCTCGAGCTGCAACGTCTGATGGAAGACATCGACGACCCCGTGCAGATCGACGTGGCGCCGAGCCAGGTCAAGTTCCGTTTTGCGAATGTCGAGCTGGTGTCGAAGCTGGTCGAGGGCAAGTTCCCGGACTTCACGCGCGTGATTCCGAAGGGCTACGCCAACAGCTTCACGATCAGCCGTGAAGAGCTGCATCGTTCGCTGCAACGTGCAGCGATCGTGACGTCGGACAAATTCAAGGGCGTGCGCTTCACGCTGGCGCCCAATCTGCTGACGATCATCGCAAGCAATTCCGAGCAGGAAGAAGCGCGCGAAGAAATCGAAATCGATTACAGCGGTGACTCGGTGGACATCGGTTTCAACGTCACGTATCTGCTCGACGTGCTGGCCAACCTGAAGGTCGAGCAAGTGAAGATCAGTCTGGGCGACGCCAATTCGAGCGCGTTGATCACACTGCCGGACAACGACGAGTTCAAGTACGTCGTGATGCCGATGCGCATTTAAGCGGAAATTCCGCTACACGCGCCGCCATGCGCGAAGGGGCCGAGCGCCCCTTTGGCGTTTCTAGAGGATGATCCTTTTGCAGGATAAATCGCTCACCGGGTGCCAAAAGTGCCTGGGAGCGACAGGGTCATGAAGCAGCAAACCGTCAGCAATGACGCAGTAACCGGAAGATTGTCATGAGCGAACAGCAAAAACAGGCCGAAAACGGCTACGGCGCAGCATCCATCCAGATCCTGGAAGGTCTGGAGGCCGTACGCAAGCGTCCAGGCATGTACATTGGCGACACGTCGGACGGTACGGGCCTGCATCACCTGGTGTTCGAGGTGCTGGACAACTCGATCGACGAGGCGCTGGCGGGTTATTGCGACGACATCCACGTGATCATTCACGCGGACAACTCCATCTCCGTGACCGACAACGGCCGCGGTATTCCCACGGGCATCAAGTTCGACGACAAGCACGAGCCGAAGCGTAGCGCAGCGGAAATCGTGATGACCGAGTTGCACGCGGGCGGCAAGTTCGACCAGAACAGCTACAAGGTGTCGGGTGGTCTGCACGGCGTGGGCGTGTCGTGCGTGAACGCACTGTCGACGTACCTGAAGCTCACGGTGCGCCGCGACGGCAAGAAGTCCTTTATGGAATTCCACCGTGGCGTGCCGCAGAACCGCGAGCTGGAAGTCATCGATGGCGTCGAGACCTCGCCACTGAAGGTGCTGGGCGATACCGACAAGCGCGGTACCGAAGTGCACTTCCTGGCGGACCAGGAGATTTTCGGCAAGGTTGAATTCCACTACGACATTCTCGCCAAGCGTATGCGCGAGCTGTCCTTCCTGAACAACGGTGTGCGTATCCGCCTGTCGGATCTGCGCACGGGCAAGGAAGAAGACTTTGCTTTCGCGGGTGGCGTGAAGGGCTTTGTCGAGTACATCAACCGCTCGAAGTCGGTGCTGCACCCGACCATCTTCCATGTGATCGGCGAACGCGACGGTATCGGCGTGGAAGTGGCGATGCAGTGGAACGATAGCTACAACGAGTCGGTGCTGTGCTTCACGAACAACATTCCGCAGCGCGACGGTGGCAGCCACTTGACCGGTCTGCGCGCGGCGATGACGCGCGTGATCAACAAGTACATCGACGAGCACGAGATGGCCAAGAAGGCCAAGGTCGAGACGACGGGCGACGACATGCGCGAAGGTCTGACCTGCGTGTTGTCGGTGAAGGTGCCGGAGCCGAAGTTCTCGTCGCAGACGAAGGACAAGCTGGTGTCGTCCGAAGTGCGTGCGCCGGTGGAAGAGTACGTGGCGAAGGCGCTTGAAGAGTTCCTGCTCGAGACCCCGAACGACGCGAAGATCATTTGCGGCAAGATCGTCGAAGCGGCGCGTGCGCGCGACGCGGCACGCAAGGCACGTGAAATGACGCGCCGTAAGGGCGTGCTCGACGGCGTTGGCTTGCCGGGCAAGCTGGCGGATTGCCAGGAGAAGGATCCGGCGCTGTGCGAAATCTACGTGGTCGAGGGCGACTCGGCAGGCGGTTCGGCCAAGCAGGGTCGTGACCGTAAGTTCCAGGCCATTTTGCCGCTGCGCGGCAAGGTGCTGAACGTTGAGAAGGCGCGCTTCGACAAACTGATTTCGAGCGAGCAGATCGTCACGCTGATTACTGCGCTGGGGTGCGGTATCGGCAAGGACGACTACAACATCGACAAGCTGCGTTATCACCGCATCATCATCATGACCGATGCTGACGTGGACGGCGCGCACATCCGTACGCTGCTGCTGACGTTCTTCTATCGTCAGGTGCCGGAGCTGATCGAGCGTGGTTACATCTACATCGCGCAACCGCCGCTGTACAAGGTCAAGCACAACAAGGACGAGCGTTACATCAAGGACGAGTCCGAGCTGGCCGCGTACATGCTGAAGCTGGCGATGAACAATGCCGAGCTGACGCCGTCGACGGGCGCGACGCCGATTTCGGGCGATGCGCTGGGCGAGCTGACGCGCAGCTACCAGTTGGCCGATAGCGTGATCGAACGTTTGAGCCGCCTGTACGAAGCGTCGGTGCTGACCGCAGTGACCGAAGGTGTCGAGATCAGTCTGGACACTGAGGAAGCCGCAGCGAAGTCGGCGCTGGCGTTGGAGGCTGCGTTGAGCGACGACCCGCTGGCACCGGAGATCACGATCAAGGCGGTGACGGAAGACGTCGAGAATGCGGAGCCGGTGATTTCGCTGCGCGTGATGCGTCGTCACCATGGCAACGTGAAGGTGAGCGTGATCGATCCGTACTTCCTGCAATCGGCGGACTTTGCGCAGTTGCAGAAGACGGCCGAGACGTTCAAGGGCCTGATCGGCGAAGGCGCGACGATTCGTCGTGGCGAGCGTTCGCAGTCGGTGGCGAACTTCAAGGCCGCGATGAAGTGGCTGATGGCCGATGCCGAGCGCAACGTGTCGAAGCAGCGCTACAAGGGTCTGGGCGAAATGAACGCGGGACAGCTGTGGGAAACCACGATGGACCCGACCGTGCGCCGCCTGCTGCGCGTGCAGATCGAAGACGCGATTGCCGCCGACGGCATCTTCACGACGCTGATGGGCGACGACGTCGAACCGCGTCGCGCGTTCATCGAATCGAACGCACTGCGCGCGGGCAATATCGACGTTTGAGGCGTCGCATCCCGTAGGGCGCCAGAGTAAGTGCGACTGGCGCCACAATTGTGCGACTAGACGACTTAGTTTGCGCGACTGGCCGACCTGAGCCGAAGCGGATCACCGCTGTGGTGAACGCTACGATTGTTTTGAGCAAGCGTCGTTATCTAGCGCATGGGTACAGCAAGAGAGATTCAGGCTCGCTTCGCCGCCGCGCTTGAAAAGGCGGGGTGGAGCGTCGAGTGGGAAGTCTTCGTAGAGTATGTCCACCACTATATGGACGACGAACGGTCGCCTAGCTATAGAAATGGACGGATTGACCTCGTCGCCACCCGCGATGGGCGAACCATTGCATACGAGCTTGATTGGGACTACCCGCGCCGAAAATCCCGAGAAAAGCTAAAGGCCTTCGAATGCGATGAGGCGTGGATAATCTGCAAGCTCGATCGCCGGGTACGTGTGAAGTGACGTTTCGGGAGGAACATCCTAGAACTCCTCACGTCTGGTAGAAGCAATGAATCGAGTCCTCTGCCGTCGTCCATAGACGCTTAAATATGTCTCGATATTGCTTCCCATGTACATTTCGGGATCGACTTGTTTGGGCGAGATTTCGGTATTGGTGTCTCGGAAGCAGCTCGGCACATTAAATTATTTGCTCTGCCTCAATCCACTCATAGTCGGCAATTGCCGCCCGAACAGCACACCGCTTTGCGGATGCAAACTCGGCCCGATCTTCAAGCTTCTTCTTAATATCGTTAACGTGACGGTCGAAAGTGTTTCTGGCACGAATGCCCCCATCGTGGTTTTTCCACAATTTATATGCTGTGTTTGCATTTCTCAGATCGGTTTGAATGTCGGTGATGTGCTCAGCACGCTTTCGTTTCAGCTCATATTTGTCAAGGTGATATAGCCAAATAGTAGCTTTGACCCGCCGCTCATCGATGTCCGTTGAGCGCCTTTTCCAAGTTGAGCATGATGGCGCTCCCACTGGGTCGAACCAAAGCAAACTTACATCGCTGGCCGAGCATGGATCGAGGGCCAGTATGTCCTCTTCGACGAGGTCATAGTCGAGTCGCTCAGCGGCTCGCTCGCCCACAATCGGAAAATAGTCCCACTTTCCTCCGTTGGTTTCGCTGTCCACACGCCGCTGATTTGCATGTTCAGAGCTCAATCGAAAATTCCGCAACTCAAAGGCCCACCACCAGTAGCCTGACCAAGTCGTTTTAGTCGGTCGGAGTTCGTTGTCAACCTCTCGAACGCTGCCTTTGGGCCGGAAATGGTCGACATTAGGATCCGCGCCCTCTAGTGGTACTTCCGAATACCAACACTTATTTCCCACCACCGCTCTGAGAGTCTCGAGCAATTCAGGGTGACCCCATGTGCGGTCCCTCTTTGAATTAATGAACTCGATCCTGTCATTGGGATTCTGCTTCAACAACTCTGCCGAGAGCTCCGCGGCATCGTTTCTCCAATGCTGCGGGGGGACGATTTTCTTAGGGTTAATGAATATCATTCTTCCTCCTTAGCCGCGCCCTCGAAGAGATTACTGGCGAGTCGTTCAACCAGTTCCACTCTGTTTCCTGCCAAATCACTTGTATGCAGCGCCCGATCAAGTGAGAGTTGATACGCTTGACGGGCAATATTTCGAAAAGGGTCGGGCGACGATTCGGCAATTTCGAGTGAGGGCACTAGGCGCCGCAGTCGCCTAAGATAGCGGGCTCTGCGATCACTTTTACTTTCAAGCGACACCTCATATATTCGCTTCAAGACTGATAGGCTGAAGCGGTCTAACTGGCTTTCGAGTCCGTACAATGGGCTGGTCAGAACGCCAGCAACCCCGGTGCCACGTGGGCTTTCCGTTGGCGTCACGACGTCAACTCTGCCATCAACTCCCCGTCGAAGAACTCGTATTTCGTCTTTTAGAAGGCCAGCGACCAACAGCGGCTGATGGCTGGCAATCAGCGTGTGACTATTTCTATGGAGTCCGCCAATATTCCGTAGATCCTCCAAATAGTCCATTCCCCATGCGGGATTCAAATGAGTGTCCGGCTCGTCGAGCAAATATAACGACGCGTCATTTCGAGTAAACCGCATCAACCCCAATACAGTTAAAAGTTGTTGCTCCCCTTCGCTCAATTGTCTAGTGTGAATCGCTGTGGTAGCCCCTTGTATGCGTACACGCACTCGGAAATCATCTACCAGGTCGCTTAGTCTCATTGTGTCGAGTGCTTGAAAAAGCGCGCGTTGATCTCCACCATATTCGCTAGCTAACTTGTGTAGAGCATCAACATCGGGCAGAAAGAGATACATAAGTTCATGCTGCCGGCTTCTCTTCCGAAACCCTTCAGGGCGACTGAAAGTATTGAAAAACGGTGCCAGAGAATATTGACGAAATCTCTCCAATAGATCTCGAACAGGGCCTTTTGCATCCCAGAAATTCT belongs to Pandoraea norimbergensis and includes:
- the dnaA gene encoding chromosomal replication initiator protein DnaA, yielding MNDFWQHCATRLEQELTPQQFRTWIKPLAPLDFDEASRTLKIGAPNRFKLDWVKSQFSGRIQSMASDFWNEPVEVTFVLDPKAGMRVPSSTPAPTPAPAPAATQAPAARTTPVGAQTGANGVNGSNGAHGGQHGSHGSNGSDGAALDGERPDLEASEAEAVRRNWRVTPQEPAQTHEVESIYERSKLNPVLTFDNFVTGKSNQLARAAAIQVANNPGTSYNPLFLYGGVGLGKTHLIHAIGNQLLAEKQNPRIRYIHAEQYVSDVVKAYQRKAFDEFKRYYHSLDLLLIDDIQFFSGKSRTQEEFFYAFEALIANRAQVIITSDTYPKEITGIDDRLISRFDSGLTVAIEPPELEMRVAILIKKAQAEGVGLSEDVAFFVGKHLRSNVRELEGALRKILAYSKFHGREITIELTKEALKDLLTVQNRQISVENIQKTVADFYNIKVADMYSKKRPANIARPRQIAMYLAKELTQKSLPEIGELFGGRDHTTVLHAVRKIAEERSKDAQLNHELHVLEQTLKG
- the dnaN gene encoding DNA polymerase III subunit beta, whose protein sequence is MQLVKTQRDNLLRPLQIVSGIVERRHTLPILANLLIRKHGQDISFLSTDLELQITTTADCGAGADDVATTVAARKLLDILRNMPDAEVALSLSDKRLTVQAGKSRFQLQTLAAEDFPTVAEAKDYAASFALPQRTFRQLLAMVHFAMAQQDIRYYLNGMLLVVDGEEIKAVATDGHRLAYSSTKIAGEKFAKQEVIIPRKTILELQRLMEDIDDPVQIDVAPSQVKFRFANVELVSKLVEGKFPDFTRVIPKGYANSFTISREELHRSLQRAAIVTSDKFKGVRFTLAPNLLTIIASNSEQEEAREEIEIDYSGDSVDIGFNVTYLLDVLANLKVEQVKISLGDANSSALITLPDNDEFKYVVMPMRI
- the gyrB gene encoding DNA topoisomerase (ATP-hydrolyzing) subunit B, giving the protein MSEQQKQAENGYGAASIQILEGLEAVRKRPGMYIGDTSDGTGLHHLVFEVLDNSIDEALAGYCDDIHVIIHADNSISVTDNGRGIPTGIKFDDKHEPKRSAAEIVMTELHAGGKFDQNSYKVSGGLHGVGVSCVNALSTYLKLTVRRDGKKSFMEFHRGVPQNRELEVIDGVETSPLKVLGDTDKRGTEVHFLADQEIFGKVEFHYDILAKRMRELSFLNNGVRIRLSDLRTGKEEDFAFAGGVKGFVEYINRSKSVLHPTIFHVIGERDGIGVEVAMQWNDSYNESVLCFTNNIPQRDGGSHLTGLRAAMTRVINKYIDEHEMAKKAKVETTGDDMREGLTCVLSVKVPEPKFSSQTKDKLVSSEVRAPVEEYVAKALEEFLLETPNDAKIICGKIVEAARARDAARKAREMTRRKGVLDGVGLPGKLADCQEKDPALCEIYVVEGDSAGGSAKQGRDRKFQAILPLRGKVLNVEKARFDKLISSEQIVTLITALGCGIGKDDYNIDKLRYHRIIIMTDADVDGAHIRTLLLTFFYRQVPELIERGYIYIAQPPLYKVKHNKDERYIKDESELAAYMLKLAMNNAELTPSTGATPISGDALGELTRSYQLADSVIERLSRLYEASVLTAVTEGVEISLDTEEAAAKSALALEAALSDDPLAPEITIKAVTEDVENAEPVISLRVMRRHHGNVKVSVIDPYFLQSADFAQLQKTAETFKGLIGEGATIRRGERSQSVANFKAAMKWLMADAERNVSKQRYKGLGEMNAGQLWETTMDPTVRRLLRVQIEDAIAADGIFTTLMGDDVEPRRAFIESNALRAGNIDV
- a CDS encoding RNA-binding protein, producing the protein MIFINPKKIVPPQHWRNDAAELSAELLKQNPNDRIEFINSKRDRTWGHPELLETLRAVVGNKCWYSEVPLEGADPNVDHFRPKGSVREVDNELRPTKTTWSGYWWWAFELRNFRLSSEHANQRRVDSETNGGKWDYFPIVGERAAERLDYDLVEEDILALDPCSASDVSLLWFDPVGAPSCSTWKRRSTDIDERRVKATIWLYHLDKYELKRKRAEHITDIQTDLRNANTAYKLWKNHDGGIRARNTFDRHVNDIKKKLEDRAEFASAKRCAVRAAIADYEWIEAEQII
- a CDS encoding AAA family ATPase → MRIESLKILSPWKNLEGFEIDFHLEKDVTVLLGRNGAAKSNLLEAIITIFTRIDLAEVAEFSFDIRYEINGQKVQVTADAGRQPLAKLNTDSIPLTQLRSKWSPKYVVGYYSGVSDRFEKLFQRHDRRALDETLVDTTQKNSEKPSTLALRQFIYARPVHGLFSLLAFYFSDDAHVMEFMRSVLRIDSFDSALLVVKKPEWASPKAKAENFWDAKGPVRDLLERFRQYSLAPFFNTFSRPEGFRKRSRQHELMYLFLPDVDALHKLASEYGGDQRALFQALDTMRLSDLVDDFRVRVRIQGATTAIHTRQLSEGEQQLLTVLGLMRFTRNDASLYLLDEPDTHLNPAWGMDYLEDLRNIGGLHRNSHTLIASHQPLLVAGLLKDEIRVLRRGVDGRVDVVTPTESPRGTGVAGVLTSPLYGLESQLDRFSLSVLKRIYEVSLESKSDRRARYLRRLRRLVPSLEIAESSPDPFRNIARQAYQLSLDRALHTSDLAGNRVELVERLASNLFEGAAKEEE